In the genome of Panthera uncia isolate 11264 chromosome B3 unlocalized genomic scaffold, Puncia_PCG_1.0 HiC_scaffold_1, whole genome shotgun sequence, one region contains:
- the GSKIP gene encoding GSK3B-interacting protein produces METDCNPMELSSMSGFEEDAQLNGFEEADMKDMKLEAEAVVNDVLFAVNNMFVSKNLRCADDVAYINVETRERNRYCLELTEAGLRVVGYAFDQVDDHLHTPYHETVYSLLDTLSPAYREAFGNALLQRLEALKRDGQS; encoded by the exons ATGGAAACAGACTGTAATCCCATGGAGCTAAGTAGCATGTCAGGATTTGAAGAAGATGCGCAGCTTAATGGTTTTGAAGAAGCTGATATGAAAGATATGAAGCTAGAAGCTGAAGCAGTTGTCAACGATGTTCTCTTTGCTGTTAACAACATGTTTGTCTCAAAAAACTTGCGCTGTGCAGATGATGTGGCCTATATCAATGTGGAAACAAGAGAGAGGAACAGATACTGCCTGGAGCTGACTGAAGCAGGGCTCAGG GTGGTAGGCTATGCTTTTGACCAAGTGGACGATCACTTACACACCCCCTATCATGAAACAGTCTACTCTTTGCTGGATACCCTCAGCCCTGCCTACCGGGAAGCATTTGGAAACGCACTCCTTCAAAGACTGGAAGCTTTGAAAAGGGATGGACAGTCATGA